DNA sequence from the Acidobacteriota bacterium genome:
ATCTTTTTCCCAATATCCTCTAGATACGAAGGCTGTGCGTCGAACTCGATGATCGAACCGCCGCTCTCGTCAGATGTCGTAACCTTCTCAATTATCCCGAGCTCGATCTGCTTGGTAATATCAGGCAGAGCCGGGGCTCCGTCAGCGGTCGAGAATTTTATGCCCTGATATTCCGGCGGATTATGCGACGCGGTGAAGTTTATACCGCCGGCCGCGCGGTTGCTGCGGATCGCATACGATATTGTCGGTGTCGGCGTCGGGCCGGTACAAAGCAGAACTCGAAAGCCCTTTTGTTCCGCGATCCCAGCTGCGACGGCTGCGAATTTCTCACCCATGAAGCGAGAATCGTGTCCGATGACCAATAGTCTTTCCGTCTTCGGCGGAACGGTTGTCAAATAGCTGCAGATAGATCCGATAACCAGCTTTACGTTTTCGAACGTGAAATCTTCCGCGATAATCGCCCGCCATCCGGATGTTCCAAAACGTATGGACATAAGCCAATCTTTTCGTGCTAGTGAAGCCGGTAACCCAATTTCCCGTGAAGTGGTAAGACTTTAACATAGGCTTAAACCCGTGTAAAGCAGTTGCTAAAGAATATATAAGATATGTATTTTCAACAAGATAGATATAGCTCCCTGACGTATGACCTTACTTTATTCCAAAAAGACGAACAATATATGAACGAAATCTTTAAGCGCTATCATTAGGGATGAATTGCATCGAGTGAGTAAGGCGTCTTCTGTATCAAATCGTCACATCGGATACAGTTGGTATAAAAGTGTATCGTAATGGCGCGCAATTGTGATCATCACCGCGTACGAATAAGCTATTGAAAACAAGAGGTTTAGGGCTGATCTTTGGCCCAATAGATATGCCGAACGGCATGGCACACGCTTTGCATTCGCCTGAGTGTATAAATTTGCGCCGTAATTCTACCATCGCGTACCTGTTCGGCGATTTTGACCCTATTGGAGAAAATATTTCAATGAGACCCATTAAGCATTTCGAAAAAGGATTGACCTATGTTGCAAAGGGAGCTTTTGCTGCAATTCGTTCAGTCAATCAGTTTAAGCCAAACCCGTCGTTCACGCCGAAGTGGTCGGACAAGCCACTTCTTAAATCGTGGCAGAAATCGAAGCCAACACTCGGTTTCCCTCGTACGACAGATTCACTATGTCCTAATTGCGTTATCGAAGCACGCGAGTCGATCCTGAGCGGCGACAATGACGTCTCAATGCTGATCAATGAGAAGGTTGGCGAGATCAAGGCACAGATCATCGAGCGTGACGGGCAGGTCTGGATGATCAAGGATTGTCCGACGCACGGCCATTTCGAAGACATGATGGCGATCGACTCACAGTTTCTACAGCATATCGAGTCGCTTTTCCCTGGCCGCGACATCGAGTCGCACAATGACGAAAAGCTTCACAATCACGGCACCTCGTCGGTCAAATTCGGCCGCGGAGCGGTTTTGACGGTAGATCTGACGAACCGCTGCAACATGATGTGCGATCCGTGCTTCATGGATGCGAACCAGGTTGGATTCGTGCACGAGCTTTCGATGGAAGATGTCCAGGAAATCCTCGACAACGCCATTCAGATCAAACCCCGTCGCCAGATGTCGGTTCAGTACTCGGGCGGTGAGCCGACGTTGTCACCTTACTTCCTGGATGCAGTGCGTTACGCTCGCAAAGTTGGGTACAACTCGGTTCAGGCCGCGACCAACGGAATTGAGTTCGCTAAATCGAAGGAATTCTGTCGCGAAGCCGCTGAAGCAGGCCTTCGTTTCGTCTATCTCCAGTTCGACGGTATCGGCAACGACGCGAACTCGCACCGCCAGATCGGCAACCTGTTTGACGTTAAACTCCGTGCTATCAACAACCTGCACGAAGCCGGCGTCGACATCATCCTCGTTACAACGCTCGTGAATGGTGTTAATAACGATCAGGTCGGTACGATCATTCGGTTCGCTCTCGAGAATCCTAAGAAAATTTCGTTCATCGCGTTTCAGCCAGTGTCGTTCACCGGCCGCGACGAGCTGATCACCGAACAACGTCGTCTGCAGCAGCGTTACACGCTTGCTCATCTCGCGCACGACGTAAAGGGCCAGGTTGGCATTACCGAACCGACACGCGATTGGTTCCCGCTTTCGCTGATGGGAGCGTTCGCTGACTTTGCTGACGTCGTTCACGGACCCGAGCACGAATGGGGCCAGGTCTCATGCGGCTGCCACCCGAATTGCGGCGTCGGCACGGCCGTTATGGTCAATAAGAATACAAAGGAAATGGCACCGGTTCCGCAGTTCCTGAATATTCAGGGCCTCGTCACCGATATGCAGCACATCACTGATACGAACCGCGGCAAGTGGTTCTCAAACCTTATGATGGGCCTCGCATTGCTCAAGAATTACAACCCGTACGGTGCACCGAACAGCCTTACGCTCGGCGGCATTCTGAAGAAGTTCGACAAATCGTTCGGCCTGTCGGGCAAAGATTACGGCAAGGTCGGCCCTGACCGCACGATGGAAGACATCGAGAAACGCCGTCAGGACCCTTGGAACTTCCTGTTCATCGCCGGAATGTGGTTCCAGGATCTGTTCAACTACGATTTCCGCCGCACCGAGATGTGCATCATCCCTTACGGCACCCAGGAAGGCGAGATCAGCTTCTGTGCGTATAACACCGGCATCGGCTGGAGAAACATCATCGAGCATATGCACCAGAATGCGACGGTTGCTCAGTGGTACAAAGACCAGGGCCGCCACGAAGTGTTTGCCCGCGGCAAGAACGTCGAACTCGGCGATAAGAGCCACAATCTCATCCTCAACGAAGTCGACCTCGCCCGTCCGAACAAGCCGGAAATGGAAGGTCCCAAGACCGCAGCCGAGGAAATGCAGATGATGCGTAAACTCTACAACGAAATGGTCATGGAAAAAGCCGGCATCAAAGGCGAAGCCCTGGTCCAGATCGGCGGCATCAAACGCGAGAAAAAGTCGAAAGACAAAGAAATGGCAGTCGCTGAATAGTGACTGGAGCAGCCGGTTGCGTTTCGCAACACTGGCAAGTATTTTTTGCCAGAACCATCACTGCTTGCCAGTATTTCAGAAAAGCCTCGTCGAGCGATCGACGAGGCTTTTTTCGACTCCGAGGGCAAGGTTCTCACCCTTAAACGATCGATCCAAACGAGTCTACTTTACCAAGCAAATAAACCCGCGATAGATAGAGTCGGATCGCACGATTGATAGAGGCGAAACCGGAGTTTGGTAGAGGTATTTTGGAGTTTGTTCAAACGTGTGTCAGATTGACCAAATTTCGCAGAAAAAATTTGACCCACTTCGGTCGTGACGTTTCATAATGATACGTAAATGCAACGTTGTTGCAGATATGCAAATGCTTAAGCCGCTGTATGGGATCTGCTTCCGAAGATCGATGAAAGTTTGGCACCAAGGCCCTTCTCCGTTGGGGCGTGATGGTCGTGGATCTCGAATCAAAAGGCCGAGCGATGCCGGTCATCGGTTCGCTAATGGCCGCCACATCCCTCGCCCGCGACCTAACCCTCGTAACCCGAAATACACAGGATCTTGCCCACACAGGCGTCAAGATCTTCGATCCTTGGGCTCAGAAGAAATAGCGGTAAGGTAGTCTCGCTCAAGCAAAGCCTCGTCGAGCGATCGGCGGGGCTTTTCTTCTGCTCTTGTCGCTAACGGTGACGAATCTTAAGCCTAGGGTGCAACCCCGGGAATCGAACACATTGATCTTCTGTCGCCAACGGTGACAAAAAATCTCAGCGTAAATTGTGCGTCCTGTTCTGGCACAAAAGACGTGCGAGTGTTGCGGTAGGTCCGCAACCGCAGGGACGGATCATCTGAACTGGCTTAACCTAGGGGTTACGCCGAGCCTCCACCCCAGGCTTTAATGTCCGTCGGCGTTGGCGACAAGAAGTCGCTTCCCCGACCGTGCCGCCTGCACCATCTAGTCATGCGTCGGCGAAAGTTTATCAACGTACCTCTCACAGAGATACACCATCTCTTATCGCCGACCCAGGACAACCCGCAACTCCACCGAACAATCGCTCTAGAACCTACTGCTGTTCCTTCCCCCTTTGACTCCTCCTGTAAACGTGACTTATAGTCCGTTGTCTCAAAGTTGTCACCCAAGCATACTTACCTAGTGCATCACAAAAATTGGGGAAAGTATCAAAGAATTACGATCCAACCTAGGAATTAGCCAGGAGCCCTTAGCTCATATGGCAGGTCTAGATCGCACCTACGTTAACAGTGTTGAAAATGGGAAGCGAAACACCATTAAAGTGGGGGTCGAATGAAAGTAGATTTTTACTTGATAACGGTCGTGCATTGCAAAAAGGGGTTAGCACACCATGTCGCGAATCTAATATTTGAGGAAACGTGTATCTTCGAAAAAATGGTAGGTGATGAGGATTCCTTGCACATCTTTACAGATTCGAATTTTGAGCTTATTGAGAATGATAAGAAGCTTCTAACTGAAATAATATTAGAGCTCGGGGAAGCTGTGAATCATCGACATTTTACGACCAACCGATATACTAACAAATATGCTTAGGTATCAGTTTTTTCCCCGATCAACTGCGGTAACTCATGAAATATCAGAGATCATTCAGTGTTTTCAAAGAAATTTTGAACAGATAAACTCTGATAATAATAACTACTCAAGTAATAAGGTATTGGAAATTCTTCGAGCGGATTTATCCGCCACAAACTTCACCGTTGAAACGGGCAAAAAAGATGAAAACAAGATAAAGGTCCCTGTTTTATTCGGACTGAATAACAAAATAGATAAATCCTTTAATGCCGATGCTCTTTCGCTTGACGGTAAAATTGTGATCGAAGTGGAAGCTGGAAGGGCTGTAGATAACAACCAGTTCCTGAAGGACATATTTCAAGCCTCAATGATGTTTGGTGTCGAGTATTTAGTCATTGCCGTCAGAAATGATTATCGCGGTGGGGATGACTTTCAAAAAATTTACGCGTTTCTCGAAACGATGTACATCAGCAGTAGAATCACTCTTCCATTAGACGGCATACTTCTTATTGGATACTAGTCGAACTCCATACCTAATCGGGACGGCGATCGCTCCGAATGCGGAAGCCCGCACGAAGTAAGGGCGTTCGTTGTGATTATTCAACAAGGTCGAAGGGAAGATCGCTCTGGCAATAAAGTACGTAATCTATCGCTCCACTAACATGTCTTGGTTTCCATAAATACCTGCGGCTACGACCGCGTGACCACACTTTTGTATCCAAAGAGACCAACAATGCTTCGCGTAGCATTTTGGTCGCGTTCGCCTTCAGTGCGTCCGCTATTCGTTCTGGTTTCATCTGTGCAGAAACAACCGCGTGAGCATGATTTGACCGTACGTTAACTGCTGATAGACCGTACCCACGTCGCTGGCAGAGTTCTTTGATCGCCGATTCAACAATTCGACGCATAGGTTTTGTGAGAATGAATGGAGGCTGTTTCATTTCCTCCCTCATCGCTAGTTCCAATTCGGGTTTCGGCCGGATTTTTGACTTGCCGTAATGGTTTCTTCCATCCCGTCCTATCGACTCGCGTTGGTCACCATGTAACCACGTGCCGAAAGTGCGAAAGGTCAAAAGATAAGCGAGGGGAAACTCATTTTCGTCGTAGATATCGAATCCATAATCGTCCTGCATATGGTTTTTTGAGCAATTATGCAACAGATTGTTTTGGCGTCAAAGTTTTGAATCTGCCTTAGCCGTGTCGAAGGCTAAGAACGCCCTTACTTCGTGCGGGCTTCCGCATTCGGATTGAACTATATCGCCGTTTTGATTGTGCGCCAATGTGCTCGTATCCAGACGTTTCCTGATGATTTTAATTTCTGCTACAAGAGTATTGCTGCGGGATACAAAATGATTGGCAATGCCGTTGCTGTTAAGATGGCCGAGGCTCTTGCCCGTGCGATCAAGAAGGACTTTCAGAAATTGTGGATTTCCCAGGACTATATTGTTGAAGAAGAATGGCAGCCGAATTCCAGTTCAAAACGTCGCCTGAGCGTTCACGGTTAATGAAGAAGATCAGGCTCAAGAATACTCAGCCTGAAAAACTTCTTCGAAAAGAATTAACTAGAATTGGTTTCCGATATCGCCTTAACTCGCCTAAGCTACCTGGAAAACCAGATATTGTATTGAACCGGTATAACCTCGTCATCTTCATCGATGGCGAGTTTTGGCATGGGTTTGAGTGGGAAAAGAAGAAAACCCGAATAAAAGCGAATTGAGAATACTGGATTCCTAAATTCGAAAGCCCAATTGCGAGAGATAGGGCAAATAACGAGAAGCTCGGTGAGCTAGGCTTCGTGGTTCTCCGCTTTTGGGCGAACGAAATAAAGAATGACCTTGCATCATGTGTCAAGCGAATTGCGGATCACTGTGTGTCCGGAACGATTTCGGCGATGGCAAGAAAAGGTTGACAGAACTTCTTTTTCTTGACCTTGCGTTATAACGGGCGTTATAATCTACAATCATGGGGACTAAGCTGAAGATCACGACGGTGGGGAATTCGGTGGGGGTTGTTTTGCCGCGGGAGATCCTTGAACGGCTTCGGGTTGGGAAAGGGGATTCGCTGTTTGTGACGGAGACTCCGGATGGTGTGGAGCTGCGGGCGTTTGACGATGAATTCGCGGAGCAGATGGCGATTGCCGAGCGTGTGATGCGTGAGGATCGGGATGTGCTGAGGAAACTGGCCGAATGAAATGGCTTCGCGTCGATGCGGTGCTCGCGATGCACAGACGCCAGATCGCCGAACACGGCGGCGAGGACGGCGTGCGCGATCTCGGGTTACTCGAATCCGCTTTGGCACGGGCGCAGAACATTGCCGCTTATGAGCCCGAAGCCGACATCGCCCGGCTTGCCGCCGCATACGGATTTGGGATCGCAAAGAATCATCCCTTTATCGACGGCAATAAACGCACCGCCCTCGTTGCCATGCGGACGTTTCTCATTCTCAACGGATGTACGATCATCGCAACTCCCGCAGACAAATACACCACCATTCTCCAACTCGCCGAAGGCACGCTTTCTGAAGAAGAGCTGACGGTTTGGCTGCGCGAACGGATCGACGCGATCTAAATTAATTCTGAAATACGCTCGTTCCTCTGTCGCCCGTTTCACGGGCTCGGATTATTTTCGAACCCTTTCCCCGGGCTAGCACCCGGGGCTTTATGCTGTCGCCCTCTCCGAGGGCTTAAGGTTGAGGCCGCAGAGGACGCTAATTTATCTGTATCATTCTTGCAACGTAATATCATTCGCAGGTATAATCTCAGTCATGCCGCGATATAAGTACATTACGCCGTTTTACTGTTGGTATCGTTTTAATCCTGCGTATGCGTTTTCGAGTTATTCGATCGAGGAGTGTGCGGCGAGTGCTTTGGGGGAGAGTCTGGAGGCTTTGATATTGGTGAATGCGGAGTGTGTGGTGGATGGGCGGCCGCATACGGCGAATGTTTATATTCAGGCGTGGCAGGCGGAATCGCGTTCGGCGGACGAGATCATCGAACTCATCGACCAGGAGATCGACGCTCAGGTCGCTCATCGCACGCGGTACGGGTTTGATCGACGGGCGGCGTAGATTCAGGGTTACGCTCTTGCTTCTGTCGCCCGTTTCACGGGCTGGAATTATTATCGACCTTTTCCCCGGGTTTGCACCCGGGGCTTTATGCTGTTGCCCTCTTCGAGGGCTTTGAATTCAGCCTGTCTTGATCAGATCCTGTTGGAGCATAAACAACCTTGGCAAAGAACCACCCCGTCAGCCGAAGCGGCTGCCACCCCTCCTTCGTAAGGAGGGGAGTTTTCATTTCTCTTCCTGATTCGGTAGCGTGGCCAGGAAGGCGGTTAGGGTTGGGTGGCGTTCGCGGTCTTGTTTTAGGAGTTCTTCGAGGAGCCAGCGGACGCGGTGGAGTTGGGACCAGTAGCCGGGTGTGGGGCGGGCGTGGTAGCAGTGGTTGTGGGCGATCAGGTCTTCGGCTTTTTTTGGGGCCTGGGGCGTGAGGTAGTGGATCGTTTCGTTGAGCGAGACGGGTTCGCCGCAGAGGTCGCAGAGGATCTCGAACGTGGTGCCTCGGCGGGTTTGGTTCAATCGAATGTTCATGGCGCTAGTTTAGAGTGATCCTTACATTCAGGGCGTTTTGAAATACTGCCACAGGAATGCATGGATAGTCAAGCGTTGCATGGATGCAAATGATCTATTCCGAATCCGATCGACGGCGGCGTCGGCGGTTGGTTTGGTGCGTACCGCCCATGTACGCGAGGATCGCGACGATCAGGTGGGCGGCGAACCAGATATTGTCGTAACCCATGTTCTGGTAAATGTAGATCAGGATCAGGATACGCGGGAAAAATACGCCGAGCAGTAAGTCTGCCCATTGCGGGACCGTGTTCGCCGGGAACAGGGCCGGGAACATCAGCAGATAGACCAGCATCACGATACGCGGTGCGAAGAGCGAGAATAGTAAAAAATAAAAGTCCATCTATTGCCGAGGATATTCCTCGATGCGACGCGTGTCAAGATATGGTCGGCTGGCATTTCCCGCAAAGCCGCGAAGGGCGGACGCATAGCCGCAAAGATTGAATTCCGATGCTATTTTTTCGGCACTTCCCGAACGTCGAGCTGCTGGATAAGCGGCGGATTTTCGGGGCTGAGCGTGAAGAAAACCTCGATATTGGCGTTCTCGCCCTCGATGATGAAGCGGCCGCGGAGCTGGTTTTCGGGGATCATTTCTTTGATCGAGATTATCTTACCCGCCTTTGTCCACAGTGCCGCGTAGTCTTTTTTCAGCAGGTCGATCGGGTGATCGGGGAAGAAATTCTCCGCGAATATGCCGCTTTTCTCCGCATTTTCCCACGAAGGGATGACTTTGAGTATCTCGGCCTTTCGCTGGGCGAGGATGTTTGAGACGGGAAGCTGGCGCGGTTTGAGATCGGCGGTTTTGATCATGAGATCGAGGACCTGTAGATTAACATTTCCGAGGCTGGCGTAGGTGACGTTGCCGAATGCCACAACGCCGATGCCGTATTCGGGCAGTATTCGCCACTGGCTGCCAAAGCCCGGTAGTCCGCCGCTATGGCCGATATAGACCCGCGACTCGCAGTCGCGAAGCCACGCGAGGCCGTATGTATAGGCTCCGGCTGTTGCACACACGCGTCCGCCGGGATAAGTGAAATTCGGATTGAGGCTGTTGAATCGCCACGGATGATGCATTTCACGCACCGACGCACGCTTGATCGGGCCGGTTTCGGCGAGATTCGAAGGCGGCCAGGCGGAGAGGTGAAACGCCATGTATTTGCTGAATTCGTCGATCGACGAGATCATGCCGCCCATCGAGCCCCACGAACCGTCCGGCGTGTCGTGCAGCAGCGTTTCCTCGTTCCAGCGTTCACGCTGCCAGCGGTAGCCGTGGGCGAGTTTGTCAGGGGCGACGTTGGCGTATTCCCATTCGGAGGTCGTCATGCCCAGCGGCCGCCAGATGTTTTCGCGGATGTACCGCTGATACGGCATGCCTGAGACTTTGGTAACGATGCGGCCGAGCAGGGCGAAGCCGAGATTGGCGTATTCATAAGCAATTCCGGGAGGATTTGAGAACGAGACCTGTTTATTGAGCAACTCTGAAAGTTCGCGGTTGGTATCGGCCAGCTGGCGGTCGCCCCACGGGTTGTCTTCGGGAAAACCGGCTCCGTGGGTGAGCAGCTGGCGGATCGTGATCGGCGTGGAATCGGCGGTCGGGTATCGCTGCTTTTTCAGCTCGGGCACGTAGAGATACGCCGGATCATCGAGCTTGAGTTTGCCGTCATCACGCAGCTTCAAGATCGCCATCGCCGTGAAGCTCTTGCTCATCGACGCGATCCGAAAGAGCGACTGTGACGTGACCGGCGTCTTCTTATCAATGTCTGTGTAGCCGTCATTCCCCGCAAACACGAGATTTCCGTCCACCACAACGCCGAAGGCGATGCCGGGGAAATGGTTCTTTAGGGCATGATCTTTGTAGATCTTTTCGATCGCCGGGAATGTCTGCTTTATCTTCTCGAGCCGTGCCGGATCGGTGAATTCGGCGGGCTTGAAAGCGGTGTCGTACGAAATAACGGCGGCCGGTTTTGCCTGGCCTGCTGCCGAAAAACAAAGGAAAAGAAGAAAAAAGACAGAGATGATGATTCTCATGAGTACACTCCAGCAAACGATAACCCGACGGAATAAATATTTCTTACCGAACCCGTTTTTGGCCGGGGCGGTAGCGTAAGATCGCCTGGGCGTTGACGTCGGCAGCGGTGAAGGCGACGGTTTTCATTTTCCCCTTGGCGAACAATTCAGCCTGATCCGCGAAATAAGGCGAAGCAGGAATGCGGCTTTGGCCGTAAGCCAGGACCGAAAGAGCTCGCGGCGTATCGCCGAATTCGACCGCCAGAACCCAGCCGTCGCCGCTGTTTGCCGAGAGTTTGCCGTCCGGATCTCGTGCGAAGCTGAGGATACGAAAACACCCAAGGTCGTTTCCGCAGCCGCCGACGGGTACGTCGACCGAGCCGCGACGCACGCGGTGAACATCGCCCCAGGCAACGTCAAAACTGCCATAGCGGCGTTTAGTCTCGGCGACCGCCCAGATAAAGGATTCGACAGCCCGGGCATTGTCGGCGAGGCCTCGCGGCGTGTTGTACGGATCGGCGATGCTCCAAACCTTGGCGAACCGTTTGTCATCCGGGAGCACGTTTCGTTCCGGCGGCCGGATGCCTGAATAGTGTGTCCACCAGATCTCAAACAGCGTCGATCCGCGGCTTTCGGCGGATGCGGTATTGTCCCATTTTTCGAGCAATGCCACGGCACTGGCAACATCGTCTACCGGGTTTGCGGCTTTTAGGGCCGCCAAAAGGTCGCTTTTGACTCGGTCGGCGAGCAGCATTCGGAAATTGTGTTTGAGGCTCACGACATCCTCGAGCGAGTATTTCTCGTCGCCGCCGATGAGTTGAAGAGCGAGCTGGCTGCGCAGCGAAAGCTTTGGTTCTTCAAAATTTGGAAACGCATTTTTGGTATCGACGGCGCCGCGAATATTGGTGTAATGCGGCGAACTGTTTTCGTTGTGGACGTAGCCGCCTGGCGGATTGAGAAATTGCGGCAGCGAATCGAACGGAACGTAGGCCGTCCAAACGTCCGCAGTTTTGCGTGCGGGAATGGCGGTGGTTTCGTCAGCCGGAGCGTGCGGCAGTATCGGAAGTGCGGCATTCCAAACCATAAAGATGTTGCCCGCTCGGTCAGCGTAGGTGAAATTGGACGTCACGCGCGCCCGCATTCGCATCGCGTCTTTCCATTCGTTGAGCGTTTTCGCCCGCATCATTCGCAGGAACTGCTCGCCCGCGCGGTATTCGCCGTCGGCGGCGTATTTTATGATGTATATCTTGCCGTTCGCCCGATAGATCACGGGCCCAAGCGGCGTTGACCAGACCTCGCGCGTCTCGGTCGAAATGCCATCGCCGTTGCGGAACGGGACAGTGATCAGCTCGCGGGTCAGCGGAACAGAGCCGCCGTCGAACAGATAGCTGTCAGGCGTTTTGGGATCGACATCGAGAGCATAGATCTGATCGAGGTCCTGAGCATTGTTGGTCGTTGACCAGCCGAGGTCGCGGTTAAAACCGCCGATCACCGCGAACGGCCCACCTATTCGGAAATCGCCGTAGAAATCCACGATCCCCGGAACGGTCAAATGAGCTTCGTAATATCCTGCGGTCCATTGCAGGTGCGGATTGCGAAGAAGGATCGCTTTGCCCGACTTTGTTCGGCTCGGAGCAAATGCCCACGCATTAGAACCATCGTCCGGGCCGGGCTCTTCGCCTTCGTTATTCGGATCTGGCGAAGCGACCGGCCGGGCCGCGGCAGGAGCCGATTCCATTTTCGCCAGAAAGTTTCGCACCTTTGCGGCTGACGGAGCCGCAAGTTCGAGTGCGGCGACATCGCGGCCGGTGAGATCCGTCGGCATTTGGGCAGGGAATTCCTCGGGGTGCAGCTCAATGTACCGGTTCACGCCGGCGGCGAAGCCCTCATAGATGCCGCGCGTTTCTGGCGAAAGCAGATGGTAATTGCGAAGTGCCGCATTGCGATATCGCCGGATCGTAAAGTCAGAATCGATGCGTTCATAGCCTGACACCGAGGCCGAGCGGCCGCTCGCTCCGAGCACATTCATCGCGGTCTGCGGGCCGTAATCTTCGAGCTGAAGCCAGGCGAGGGCGTAACCGGCAGCTTTCATATTCTCTGCCCGGATATGCGGAACACCGTACGCCGTGCGAATGATCTCGACCTGCTGCGAGAGTTCTTCGGGCTTAGGTTCTGGGGTCTGAGCACGCGAATTTTCAGTCGCAGGGCCGAAAAATACTGCCGCGGCGAGAAAAAGAGAAAAAACGAAGCCGATCTTTCTTACGCAAATTACCATCATTTGTGGTTTTCCTGAGCCTCTTTTATAACACAAAAGACGACTAGTGTTTGAATCTCGGGAAATGGAATTAGTGGGCTGCGAAGGAGTCTTCGCCAGTCGTTTGGACGAGGTGCCGTGTGTCGTTGAGAGCGAGAACGCGGACGTTTCGCGGGCCGCGGAACTCGAAGCGGTTGATGCCGCAATTTGAAGTAATGAGCCACGGCGTGGTTTTCGTGTCGCGATGGATCGCCCCCATCAGGTGCAGCGTCAGATAGCAGATCGCGCCGGTGTGAGAAAAAATAGCGATGCGTTCTCGGTTATGGTTGCGAAGGATATTTCTTAGCTCAGCGGTGATGCGGCGGAGCAAATGACGATAGCTCTCGCCCTCGGTGATGATGTGGTTGACGTTGCGATTGATCAACGCGTAGTAATCGTCAGGATATCGCTGTTTCGATTCGTCAAACGTAAGTCCCTGCAGCACGCCGACGTGGCGCTCGCGAAACGCAGCAGACTGATGGATCGGCAGGCCAAGCAGTTTTGCCAACGGCTCCGCTGTCTGAACTGCCCGAATAAGATCACTCGAATAGATCGCCGTTATCCCTTCTTTCGCCAACACCTCGGCAGTTTTCTCGGCTTGTTTACGCCCGAGATCAGACAACGGCGTCGGCCCGTGCCCACCAAAACGCCCCTCGGCATTACCAGCCGATTGACCATGGC
Encoded proteins:
- a CDS encoding histidine phosphatase family protein, with the protein product MPPPTRLYLIRHGQSAGNAEGRFGGHGPTPLSDLGRKQAEKTAEVLAKEGITAIYSSDLIRAVQTAEPLAKLLGLPIHQSAAFRERHVGVLQGLTFDESKQRYPDDYYALINRNVNHIITEGESYRHLLRRITAELRNILRNHNRERIAIFSHTGAICYLTLHLMGAIHRDTKTTPWLITSNCGINRFEFRGPRNVRVLALNDTRHLVQTTGEDSFAAH